From the genome of Eublepharis macularius isolate TG4126 chromosome 12, MPM_Emac_v1.0, whole genome shotgun sequence, one region includes:
- the LOC129340346 gene encoding uncharacterized protein LOC129340346 — MAVRGHNRSAQECRNKTKSMRLEYKRVVAHNGTSGNSPTTCAYYRELHSILRGDASVKPKRIARSLNIAVKELPSRPELIPSDGSEELFSHDLVTVDYDHIRSSTPAPRVQSSVSTEEGTDCDLDNTVDGLADKENMAPCNDAQEDWIGVRESPTSPKESTIERAGSPALEPAELSPGTRLSKIRNRKRKNAALYGVADQMLSQNRTLHREQLKEWRAERQENMRWLEEDKRVQMDFLEEARRERNDLREAWRENLDIMRAAVGTLQTLGELMVQQKQTVNPSDMALRIPESQPSIVRAAGAKRSCVGKARERLTL; from the exons ATGGCTGTACGTGGACACAACAGATCCGCTCAGGAGTGCCGCAACAAAACCAAGAGCATGCGCTTGGAGTATAAAAGGGTCGTGGCTCATAATGGCACATCGGGTAATTCCCCAACAACATGCGCTTACTACAGGGAGTTGCACAGCATCCTGCGTGGGGACGCAAGCGTTAAGCCAAAGCGCATAGCTCGAAGCTTGAACATTGCGGTTAAGGAGCTTCCAAGTCGCCCAGAGTTGATCCCATCAGACGGTTCAGAAGAACTCTTCTCTCATGACCTTGTAACCGTGGACTACGATCACATACGAAGCTCCACACCTGCTCCAAGAG TTCAATCCTCCGTGTCCACAGAAGAGGGAACCGACTGTGACCTGGACAACACAGTTGATGGACTGGCAGACAAAG AAAACATGGCGCCTTGCAACGATGCACAGGAAGATTGGATTGGTGTGCGGGAGTCCCCTACCTCGCCCAAGGAATCAACAATTG AACGCGCAGGATCTCCAGCATTAGAACCAGCAGAGCTCTCACCAGGAACACGTCTTTCAAAAATCAGAAACAGAAAACGAAAAAATGCCGCTCTTTATGGTGTGGCGGACCAAATGCTCAGCCAAAACAGGACTTTGCACCGAGAGCAGCTTAAGGAATGGAGAGCAGAAAGACAGGAAAATATGAGGTGGTTGGAGGAGGATAAGCGGGTACAAATGGATTTTCTGGAGgaagcaaggagggaaaggaatgattTGAGGGAGGCATGGAGGGAAAACCTTGATATAATGAGGGCTGCAGTCGGCACACTGCAAACGCTTGGGGAATTGATGGTGCAGCAAAAGCAGACGGTCAATCCCTCTGACATGGCACTCAGAATTCCTGAATCACAGCCATCAATTGTCAGAGCAGCCGGTGCTAAGCGTTCCTGTGTGGGCAAGGCCCGGGAGAGGTTGACGTTGTAG
- the NT5M gene encoding 5'(3')-deoxyribonucleotidase, mitochondrial isoform X2 — MALTSRILRPQPAARGSLPFLALATGCLSPCRPSSGGARRRRGHLRVLVDMDGVLADFEGGFLKKFRATYPDKPYISLEDRRGFWVSEQYGQLDPELSVKAISIWESKNFFVDLDPLPGAVEAVKQMANLEETDLFICTSPIKKYRYCPYEKYAWVEKHLGQEFLEQIVLTRDKTVVSGDLLIDDRPDIIGAERSPSWEHILFTACHNKHLELFPPHRRLHSWADDWKAILDSKRIL, encoded by the exons atgGCCCTAACGAGCAGGATTCTGCGCCCGCAGCCAGCCGCGCGgggctccctccctttcctggccCTGGCCACCGGCTGCCTCTCCCCCTGCAGACCCAGCTCCGGGGGCGCCCGCCGCCGCCGGGGGCACCTGCGGGTCTTGGTGGACATGGACGGGGTGCTGGCGGATTTCGAAGGAGGCTTCCTGAAGAAGTTTCGAGCCACCTATCCGGACAAGCCTTACATCTCCCTGGAGGATCGCAGGGGCTTTTGGGTTTCGGAGCAGTATGGACAGCTGGACCCGGAGCTGAGT GTAAAGGCCATCAGCATTTGGGAGTCAAAGAACTTCTTCGTGGACCTCGATCCACTCCCAGGAGCTGTGGAAGCTGTGAAGCAGATGGCAAATTTAGAAGA GACCGACTTATTCATCTGCACGAGCCCCATCAAGAAGTACCGCTATTGCCCTTATGAGAAG TACGCCTGGGTGGAGAAGCATTTGGGCCAAGAATTCCTGGAGCAGATTGTCCTCACCCGAGACAAAACGGTGGTGTCTGGTGACCTGCTTATTGATGACAGACCTGATATCATAG GAGCTGAGAGAAGCCCCAGCTGGGAACACATTCTCTTCACAGCCTGCCACAACAAGCATCTGGAGCTCTTCCCTCCTCACAGGAGGCTTCACTCGTGGGCTGATGACTGGAAGGCTATCCTGGACAGCAAGCGGATCTTGTAG